One Lycium barbarum isolate Lr01 chromosome 5, ASM1917538v2, whole genome shotgun sequence genomic window carries:
- the LOC132639551 gene encoding LOW QUALITY PROTEIN: protein DETOXIFICATION 51-like (The sequence of the model RefSeq protein was modified relative to this genomic sequence to represent the inferred CDS: inserted 1 base in 1 codon) — translation MTPESQPAAVVAPQFQGLPIPSIAIRLVSHPSMTMEEQKRWDNFEKMKPPQYDRCPDNDAYEFLISFHKRLHNLWLIESNGVDFAAFQMVGLTKQWWRVFIETRPVGSPPHNWATFYHVFLEKWVPRSLRDKRREQFDSELGDLARECPKPRQGGSHLGSQIDVPRETVQPTRSGAQSSIGGSYSGRGGAQTGRGGGCGGSQAEGGRAQCYAYLDFVPGTTGSRDYAVAHLGGHLESSGLKSTICNPIITYMIDQKPPSSQESHMYLDLSSSQTTLEKQENPKEMQEKTPNYLFFLPSRILHETRALFNLAFPIALTALILYCHSILSMXFLGHLGDTELAAGSLAIAFANITGYSVLSGLALGMEPLCSQAFGAQRPKLLSLTLQRSVIFLLSCSLPISFLWLNISHILLYLNQEPNITFLAHTYLIFSLPDLITNSFIHPIRVYLRAQGITYPLTLASLVGTILHLPINYLFVFRLRLGVAGVAAASATSNVAALVTLILYIKINGLHKPTWRNPSFKCLSGWKPLIRLAAPSCVSVCLEWWWYEIMIILCGLLVDPKATVASMGVLIQTTSLLYIFPSSLGFAVSTRVGNELGASRSDRARVSAIASMCLAGLMGLLAMIFATPMRNLWAKMFTADVNILRLTSAALPILGLCEIGNCPQTVGCGVVRGTARPSTAANVNLGAFYLVGMPVAVGLCFRLGLGFVGLWIGLLTAQVCCAGLMLYVVGTTNWDYEAMRAQVLTRTGCGETTLLGDCDNEEEPLICVRVTSS, via the exons ATGACCCCAGAGTCACAGCCAGCTGCTGTTGTGGCTCCTCAGTTTCAGGGTTTGCCAATTCCAAGTATTGCTATTCGCCTAGTTTCCCATCCTAGTATGACGATGGAGGAGCAAAAGAGGTGGGATAATTTTGAGAAGATGAAGCCACCACAGTATGATCGGTGTCCTGATAATGATGCGTATGAGTTTCTGATTAGCTTTCATAAGAGACTGCACAATTTGTGGTTGATTGAGTCCAATGGAGTTGACTTCGCAGCATTTCAGATGGTTGGCCTCACCAAGCAGTGGTGGAGGGTTTTCATTGAGACTAGGCCAGTTGGGTCACCTCCACATAATTGGGCTACGTTTTATCACGTATTTCTTGAGAAGTGGGTGCCTCGTAGCTTAAGGGATAAGAGACGTGAGCAGTTTGACAG CGAGTTAGGGGATTTAGCCAGGGAGTGCCCCAAACCTAGGCAGGGTGGCTCACACTTAGGTTCTCAGATTGATGTACCTAGGGAAACGGTACAACCGACTAGAAGTGGTGCACAAAGTTCCATAGGTGGTTCTTATTCTGGTAGAGGTGGTGCTCAGACAGGCCGTGGTGGTGGATGCGGAGGTTCTCAGGCCGAGGGAGGTCGTGCTCAGTGCTATGCATATCTAG ATTTTGTGCCTGGTACTACTGGATCTCGAGACTATGCGGTTGCTCATTTAGGAGGTCATCTGGAGAGTTCAGG tttgaaatccaCTATATGCAATCCTATCATTACATATATGATTGATCAAAAACCACCTTCATCACAAGAATCCCATATGTATCTTGATCTATCATCATCACAAACTACCTTAGAAAAACAAGAAAATCCCAAAGAGATGCAAGAAAAAACTCCAAATTACTTGTTCTTTCTCCCATCAAGAATCCTCCATGAAACTAGAGCTCTTTTCAACCTTGCTTTCCCTATAGCACTCACTGCCTTGATTCTCTATTGTCATTCAATTCTTTCAA CTTTTCTTGGACATCTTGGTGATACAGAACTAGCTGCTGGTTCTTTAGCTATTGCATTTGCTAATATAACAGGTTATTCAGTACTCTCTGGTTTAGCTCTTGGAATGGAACCTCTTTGTTCTCAAGCTTTTGGTGCTCAACGTCCTAAACTCCTCTCTTTAACTTTACAAAGGTCTGTTATTTtccttctttcttgttctttACCCATCTCATTCCTTTGGCTCAACATTTCACACATTCTTCTTTATTTAAATCAAGAACCCAATATCACCTTTTTGGCTCATACCTATCTTATTTTTTCACTTCCCGACCTTATCACTAATTCTTTTATTCATCCCATTCGTGTATACCTTCGGGCTCAAGGTATTACATATCCACTCACATTGGCTTCTTTAGTCGGAACCATTCTACATTTACCTATCAATTATTTGTTCGTTTTTCGGCTTCGGCTTGGCGTGGCTGGCGTTGCGGCTGCTTCGGCTACATCTAATGTGGCTGCACTCGTCACCCTtattttgtatataaaaattaATGGCTTACATAAGCCGACTTGGAGGAACCCGAGCTTCAAATGCTTGAGCGGCTGGAAGCCGCTTATTCGACTAGCCGCGCCGAGTTGTGTTTCTGTTTGCCTAGAGTGGTGGTGGTATGAGATCATGATAATTTTGTGTGGATTATTAGTGGACCCTAAGGCTACTGTTGCATCAATGGGTGTGTTGATCCAAACGACGTCGTTACTTTATATATTCCCTTCTTCTCTCGGGTTTGCGGTGTCGACTCGGGTCGGTAATGAGCTTGGAGCAAGTCGGTCCGATAGGGCCCGGGTATCAGCCATAGCATCTATGTGCTTAGCGGGCCTAATGGGCTTATTAGCGATGATATTTGCAACGCCAATGAGGAATTTATGGGCTAAAATGTTTACAGCCGATGTCAATATTTTACGATTGACATCGGCTGCATTGCCGATTTTGGGGTTGTGCGAGATCGGAAACTGCCCACAAACCGTCGGGTGCGGGGTGGTTCGTGGTACGGCCCGGCCCTCCACCGCAGCTAATGTGAATCTTGGAGCATTTTATCTTGTGGGTATGCCAGTGGCTGTTGGGCTTTGTTTTCGGTTAGGTTTGGGCTTTGTTGGGCTTTGGATTGGATTACTCACGGCCCAAGTTTGTTGTGCTGGACTGATGTTGTATGTGGTAGGGACCACAAACTGGGATTATGAAGCAATGAGGGCACAGGTGCTCACGCGCACAGGATGTGGAGAAACGACGCTACTTGGTGATTGTGACAATGAAGAGGAGCCGTTGATTTGCGTGAGAGTGACCTCATCATGA